The Leptospira brenneri genomic sequence GGTATTTGTATTTTAATAAGTTTTTGTCCTCGGGTTCAACGATGGCATTGTGTCGTACCACAGGAATTCCTGTTAGGGAAGCTTCTTCCACCAAACCTTGAATATATGGTTTTAGGGCAAAATGGATTCTTGCAATTTTTGCAAAGAGTGCCACTGTGTCTTCGTCACCAAGAGATTTGGTTCCATCTGGTTTGGTATATGTGTATGCTTGCCAGTTTTTGAGGGGCCTATTTCCTTCGTGAGTTCGAAAGACTGGTGTAAAAGCCGAAACCTCTGCCCAACGCAATAGAAGTTCTTTGGACCTATGGTAGTTGCGGAGTGGATTGCTGATAGTGGTGTATCCACCGATATCACTATGATTTAACGCATAACCGCTGATTCCTGAACTAGTAAGGCCAATGATTGAAGAAGGAAGTCCATCATTGATCCCATAACTTACCATCTGGTCACCTGCCCAAAAAAGAGTGGAGTAAGTATTGGAATAGCTGTATCCGGCTCTTGTGAAAAAAACAACTTTTCCTTCCATACCTGCTTCTTTGATCGCTTCTCGATTGATCCTTGCCCAATCGACCGGATAACGGTTGTGATAGATTTTGGCATCCACTCCAGAAGCAAGTTTAGCATCATACGGCAAACCCTCTCCAAAGTCAGCCATCCATCCAGAGAGTCCGACTCCGATCATATTTTTTTTGATCAGATCTTTGATCCAACGGACTGCGGTAGGATTTGTCAGGTCAATGAGGTAAGCCGGAAAACCTACGTTTTGGATGAGATAGTCTTCCCCGTTTTGATTTTTGACGAGATACCCTTTTGTTTTTGCTTCTGTTAAGAGTGGATTTGTAAAATCATCATCAACTTTTTTGGGATCGGTAGCTCCTAAAAAGGGGTTCACATAACCTAATACCTGTACGTTTTGATCATTCATCGACTTTACAAATTTTTTAAAGTCAGGGTAGAGGGTTTCGTCTGCATACCAACGCCATTTGAGTTGGTCTCCAAAATTAGTCACACGACGACCACACCAGTCTTGGATCCAAAGGCCAGTAACCGGATTCCCTGCATCTTTTGCTTGTTTGATGATAGTGGAAACTTTTTCTGTTCCGCCTTGGACACCAAGTAAGGTTCCGTAAGCCCAATCTGGAAGTTTTGGAAATCTACCGGTTTTTTTAGTGTAAGCTTCGATGAGTGATTTGGCAGAAGTTCCAAGCCAAATGGTTCCCGTGAGAGATTTTTCTGATTGGAAATCCCAAAACTCAACCTTTGTTTTTTTTGAATCGCTAAAATCAAAATTCGCATAACCACTGTTTTCAAAAAAAACGGAACGATTGTCGGATGTGATGTAGTGGGGGATGGGTGCGTAAGTTGTGTAAACATTTCCACCCGCATCTGCAACTAAGTTGGCTCCTGCAGTGATGGGTTGGTCTCCCCGGCCAATTCCTTGTTCTTCAGCGAAAACAAATGGAGTTTTTCCTTTGAGTTCATCATAGGTGAACTGTTCTCCGAGACCGAAGATTTTTTCTTCTGGATGAGAACCGTATTGGAACTGGATTCTGTTGAGTTCTGGATTTGAGAGGGTAATTTTAAATTCGATCTCTGTTTCCGATTTGGTTTGGATTAGGAGTTGGTAGTCTGAGGAACAATCTTTTCCACTTAACTTTCCTTTGATGGTGATCCTACCGTTTTCTTTTTTGATCTCGTCTATGGATTGTTCCGTGCAGGAATTTTTCAGAGTTTCTTTGAACTTAAAAGAAGCCATTCGGTATTTGGAGATGGTTTCTTTTGTAAAGGCTTGGAGAAAGGGTTCGTTTAAAGAAAGTTTGATAAAGTCCTTTCCAAGAGACTCATTTCTTAAGGTAAATTCATTTGCCGATTGAATCCATTGGATTTGTTTACTTACGAGAAATGATTCTTCTGTTGCAGGTAGGTTGGAAACAACGCGAGAAGCGCATTCCAAAAAGAATAAAGAGAGAGATAAAAAAAATAAACGAAATACCATCGACCCCTCCAGGAGCAGGAGTAAGTAGATCGATGGGTCTAGGTTTCGTAAATCCTTTTTTAAACTTTCTTGCGATCCACGCCACCAACTCTCGGAGCAGCGGCAGCACCTTGTTTGACACCAAAAACAGAAACTGCTTGTTTGGGTAGGTTCGACTTTCTCCATTCAAACCAAGAACCTTGGTAAGTTGTGATGTCGATATATCCTGCTTCGCGAAGCATTAGTGCGAGCAAACAAGAACGAGCCCCATTGTAATCATAGATGACAGTGGGTCTTTCTGGCATAAAAGGAAATCCGTTCAGACGTTTTTTGAAAAGAGAACGTTCGATGAGGTTTGCTTCCCCATCATATAAATTTCTCCAATCCCAGAGGAAAGCTCCTGGCAAACGTCCACAAAGGGTTCCCTCTTCGGGAGCAGTGAGGCGTGGCAATCGGCCTTCGTATTCTTCCATGGTTCTTGCATCGAAGATTTGGAGTTTTGTAAGATTTCGTTCCATAAAGGCTTTGTCCACGACACCTTCAATGGGTTTCACTTTATCAGCGATCGGTGGTTCCATTTTGAACTCACCTTTGGATTTTTTCCCATCGACTGGCCATTTTTGACCTAGAACATAGGCATCTTTGATTCCCATTCCTCGAAGTAAGTAAACCATACGAGTGGAAAACATTCCCATCCCCTCATCGAAAACGATGATTCGAGTCTTTTTTGATTTTTGAAAATCTTGAACAACGGCCGTCATCGGTCCGTATAATTTCTTTTGGGATTCTGGATCAGATCCGAATGCTTTTTTGATAAATGGATAATAATATGCACCTTCTAATGTTTCTTCTTCATATGCTGATTGGGAACGACAATCGATGAGGAAGTCACCAGGTTCTATTTCGGTTTTAAGAAAGTTCCAGTTCAAAAAAGTATTCTCCTATTTCTTACATTACTTTTCCACCCCTCGAATTTTTGAAAGTCTGAAAACCAAAAAAAAAGTTCATCTCTGGTTCGAGACATAATGAGAAAAGAAATCAATGGGATGCCAGTTGATTCTACTGGGTAGTTAAGCCGATAATCACTATAATCGGTATTCCATGATTAGGCAGTTATTTATATACTTCGGATTGATTTTATTTCTTTTAGGGACTGAATTTGTTTTTGCAGAGCACACAATGACAAAATCTTCCTTACAATTGCTAAAAGAAGAGGTCAGTGCATGGAAAGAAAGAAAACCATCTTCTGTAGTCAAAAAACAGATTCGAACTCACCAAAGTTTTCCTATTGATGATGGGAATTGTCGATTGGAACCTGCCTCTCGAATTTCTTCTGTTACCTATTTTCGATTCAGTTGTCAAAATGAACCGGAACCTATGCTGATTCGGTTCCAATCCAATCAAAAAAGAAAATTAGTGCCTGGAACTTTCCAGTTAAGGGCTGTTCATCGCATCGGGAAAAAGCAATATTTAGAAATTGAAACTGGTCTTAGTGTAGGAGAAACCAAGGCAGAGCCAAGGTTGAATACAGATGATACGGAATTGGATTATCCTTCTAAAAAACAAACCCCTGTCACTTTAGAGGAAAAAAGGCCAGTCAATTCTTATAAACCCATTCAAAATCCAAATTTATTCTATTTTAGATCCATCGCTGAAAATCCAAAAAGAAGAAAAGAAGTCCCTTCCAATATAGAAGTGTTTTTTGATTCATCGTGTCCCTTAGAATACATTCAAAAAGATGAAAGTTTTTATTGGGACCAAACAGTGTCTTATGTTTTTCGAATCACCTGCATTCGTGATTCTGCATTTAGTTTGATCCGAGTCCCTTCCACTTCTTCCGGTGATTTGGTATCATCCAATACAATCTGGAAAGATCCAAAACCTGGTGATCGAGTTTTAGGAAATGCGGTTTTAAAAAAAATCACCGAAACACAAACCTTTTGGGAGAAAATCGTTTTATATTATGAATAAATTATTAAACTTTAGTTTTTTCTTTTTTCTAATGAGTTTTTCTCTACTGGCACAAGGTGAACCTGGACCAGCTGTAGATTCAATTTTCCGTTCTGTTGTTCTCATTCGGAATGAAGGGTTTAATACAGAAAACAAAACACAACCATGGATGAAAAAGAATTTATATACGGGATTTGGATCTGGTTTCGTTTTACCAGGCCAAACCATTTTAACCAATGCTCATGTCGTACGTGATGCTAAAAGAATTCTGGTTAAAAGTAGTTTTACAAAAAAAGAATATTTAGCAGATGTTAAGTTCATCGGATATGATTGTGATTTGGCTCTTTTACAGGTGAACGATCCAGATTTTTCGGAACAAACAAACAGCCTTTCCTTTTTGGAAGGAGTCCCAAATTTAGGATCGGATGTTTTACTTCTCGGTTTTCCAAATGGAAATGATAGTTTGTCTGTTGAAAAAGGATCTGTCCTTCGGTTTGAAAAAAATCGTTACACCTATTCCGGGTTAGATTATCGTAATGTATTAAAAATCAATGCCAATATCCAACCGGGAAATTCTGGTGGTCCTGCAGTCCAAAACGGTATGGTTGTGGGTCTAGTGTTCCAAATAAGTACTTTGGAACAGGGGATTGCCTATTTGATTTCGAATGATATCATTCGTCACTTTTTGGAAGATATCTCTGACGGAAAGTATGATGGGTTTCCAAATTTAGGTTTTACCTTCCAAAATGGGAATCCAAAAAGTTTAAAACAAGCGATGAAGGTTCCTTCCAATCAATCTGGAATCTTTGTGAATCGGATTTATCCTTCTTCTACATTTTCCAAAGTTTTAAAAGAAAAAGATTTTGTGACTGCCGTGGATGGTTTACCGCTTTCCAATGATGGAGAACTCACTCAAGCCAACAAAAAAGAATTTATTATCGATTGGATCGAAAACAAACAACTGAATACGAAAGTGACTGTGAGTTATTACCGAGCCGGAAAAAGTTATGATGCAGAAGTAAATCTTCAAAAAAACTATGCTTTGGATTTATATCGAGATTCAACTGAGGATTATTTTTTGCAGGCTGGGTTTGTTTTCCAACCGATCACAAGGTCTTTTTTCCATTCGGAAGATGGGGACTTGGATAGTTCTTTAAAATATCATTATAGTTATTTCATTCAAGATTTGTTGTATCGATATACAGTTCGGGATATAGTGCTTAGTTATACTTTTAATGATCCTGAAACTTCCAAATATAAAAAATATAAGTACAAAGTTGTAGAATCAATTAATGGACGAATTCCGAAGGATTTGAATGAATTTAAAACTATTTGGAAGGATGGAAAAAAAGGATTTATCGTTCTTAAATTCCGAGGAATGGACTTACCGATTGTGCTGAGACCAGAGTCTGTTTACCAAATGAACCAACGTGTGAAAAAAAGATACGGTGCCAATTATGAAGAGTTTTAAGTTAATTTTTGTATTTTTAACAATTTTTACCACCTTACTTCCCATTGGTGCAGAGGAATTCGAAGACAAACGTGTCGTCGAATCTCGGATCACATTTCAAAAAACAAGCCATCAGAATCCTTGGCTTGTGGGAGAACCCTTTTCCAGAAAATTGAATTTAATTTATTTAGGAAAAGGTCTTTTTTTTGGAGTCACACTTCCTAAACAAAATCCAGTTTTTGCTGAATTCGAATCTTTTGATTATTCTATCCCAAAACTTGGAATCAAATCCTATGATGAAGAAACAGGATTTTTACTTTTGGAAACAAAAGACATTCCTAAACTTCCAAAACCTGTTGCTTTAGATTTTAAAACTACAAACAAACTTTGTCCTAGTGGCAAGTCTCGTTATGTATTCCTTCCTTTTTCGAAAACCCCAATCAAAGTTTTGTTACTTGAAAACAAAACATCAGAAGAACCTAATTTTTTCTTCAAAAATCAAACCTTGTGTGGGATTACAATTTCGGAATATTTGATACCAACAGAATATGTAGAAACTTTCTATCGAACCGAAGGGAAACCTTTCCCACATCCAGGATTTGTTTTTGATGTAAACTTAACACCTTCGGAACGCGAATACTATTCTAAGACAATCGCCAACCCTCTTTTAATCACAGAAGTAATTCCAGGTGTTGGCCCCGCTTACAATTTGTTTCCAGGAGATTTGGTTACAGAAATTGGTTCTGTTTCTCTTTCGAAGATTGATGATTGGGATAGGGCAGATAAAGTTTATGATTTGATTTTAAGAAAACCAAGTGGCGTTTTGCGTTCATTAGGTGAAACGATTCAATTAAAACTCCATCGAAACTTTCAAAATCAAAATGTGAGTTATGATTTGCGGGCTTATGATTCGAATGATTTTTTAATTCCTGAAGAAGCAAAAAAAAGAAAACCTTTGTATTTGATTGCTGGTGGATTTTTCTTTACGGAACTTACCAATGCGTATTTAAAAGAATTTGGTTCTGAATACCGAGTGAAATCGGAAAAAAAACTAGTCTACCTTTCTGATTATTATCAAAAAAAGGTCCACCCTGTTCGTGAAAAAATAGTAATCCTGAGCCGTGTTTTTCCCCTAGAAGGGAACCTGGGGTACCAGGATTTCCAAGATTTAGTTTTGGAGAAGGTAAACGGAATCAGAATTACATCGCTTAGTCAATTAAAAACCCTACTTCAGGCGGATGACACCACCTATTATGCGTTTGAGCTTTCTGGTGGAAAAATAGCGTTTTTTACCCGTAAGGAAATTTTGGACTTACAACAAGAGTTGCAGCTGACTTATAAATTAGGTCGAGCCTACAACTTAGAAGATTAAATTCCAAAAATAGATTTACATTTGTTATAGATTGAAGTTCTCTTTACTCAAAGACTTTATCCTATGAAAATCCTTTTTGTTGATGACGAAGATACAATCCGTGAGTTGTTCTGGGAATACTTTAAGGATGAATTTGATGTAACCCTTGCCTCTGACGGGTTAGAGGCACTTACGATTTCGAATCAAACTATTTTTGATTTGATTATTTCTGATATCAGCTTACCGAAATTAAATGGAATTCAATTCATTCAAAAACTGAGAGCGGATGGTAACCAAACTCCGTTTTTAGTCATCACAGGTGATAGTGACATTCAAATCGCCATTGATGTTTTTAGAATGGGTGCTGTTGATTTTTTTCTAAAACCATTCCGAATGGAAGCCCTTCGGTCTCGGATTAAAAAGTTTGAAAACGCTGATGTTGATTTAACACTTTTATTCAATAGCGGCGAAATCATTCAGTT encodes the following:
- a CDS encoding LIC11113 family protein, whose translation is MTKSSLQLLKEEVSAWKERKPSSVVKKQIRTHQSFPIDDGNCRLEPASRISSVTYFRFSCQNEPEPMLIRFQSNQKRKLVPGTFQLRAVHRIGKKQYLEIETGLSVGETKAEPRLNTDDTELDYPSKKQTPVTLEEKRPVNSYKPIQNPNLFYFRSIAENPKRRKEVPSNIEVFFDSSCPLEYIQKDESFYWDQTVSYVFRITCIRDSAFSLIRVPSTSSGDLVSSNTIWKDPKPGDRVLGNAVLKKITETQTFWEKIVLYYE
- a CDS encoding S1C family serine protease, which produces MNKLLNFSFFFFLMSFSLLAQGEPGPAVDSIFRSVVLIRNEGFNTENKTQPWMKKNLYTGFGSGFVLPGQTILTNAHVVRDAKRILVKSSFTKKEYLADVKFIGYDCDLALLQVNDPDFSEQTNSLSFLEGVPNLGSDVLLLGFPNGNDSLSVEKGSVLRFEKNRYTYSGLDYRNVLKINANIQPGNSGGPAVQNGMVVGLVFQISTLEQGIAYLISNDIIRHFLEDISDGKYDGFPNLGFTFQNGNPKSLKQAMKVPSNQSGIFVNRIYPSSTFSKVLKEKDFVTAVDGLPLSNDGELTQANKKEFIIDWIENKQLNTKVTVSYYRAGKSYDAEVNLQKNYALDLYRDSTEDYFLQAGFVFQPITRSFFHSEDGDLDSSLKYHYSYFIQDLLYRYTVRDIVLSYTFNDPETSKYKKYKYKVVESINGRIPKDLNEFKTIWKDGKKGFIVLKFRGMDLPIVLRPESVYQMNQRVKKRYGANYEEF
- a CDS encoding sulfurtransferase; amino-acid sequence: MNWNFLKTEIEPGDFLIDCRSQSAYEEETLEGAYYYPFIKKAFGSDPESQKKLYGPMTAVVQDFQKSKKTRIIVFDEGMGMFSTRMVYLLRGMGIKDAYVLGQKWPVDGKKSKGEFKMEPPIADKVKPIEGVVDKAFMERNLTKLQIFDARTMEEYEGRLPRLTAPEEGTLCGRLPGAFLWDWRNLYDGEANLIERSLFKKRLNGFPFMPERPTVIYDYNGARSCLLALMLREAGYIDITTYQGSWFEWRKSNLPKQAVSVFGVKQGAAAAPRVGGVDRKKV
- a CDS encoding alpha-glucosidase; the encoded protein is MVFRLFFLSLSLFFLECASRVVSNLPATEESFLVSKQIQWIQSANEFTLRNESLGKDFIKLSLNEPFLQAFTKETISKYRMASFKFKETLKNSCTEQSIDEIKKENGRITIKGKLSGKDCSSDYQLLIQTKSETEIEFKITLSNPELNRIQFQYGSHPEEKIFGLGEQFTYDELKGKTPFVFAEEQGIGRGDQPITAGANLVADAGGNVYTTYAPIPHYITSDNRSVFFENSGYANFDFSDSKKTKVEFWDFQSEKSLTGTIWLGTSAKSLIEAYTKKTGRFPKLPDWAYGTLLGVQGGTEKVSTIIKQAKDAGNPVTGLWIQDWCGRRVTNFGDQLKWRWYADETLYPDFKKFVKSMNDQNVQVLGYVNPFLGATDPKKVDDDFTNPLLTEAKTKGYLVKNQNGEDYLIQNVGFPAYLIDLTNPTAVRWIKDLIKKNMIGVGLSGWMADFGEGLPYDAKLASGVDAKIYHNRYPVDWARINREAIKEAGMEGKVVFFTRAGYSYSNTYSTLFWAGDQMVSYGINDGLPSSIIGLTSSGISGYALNHSDIGGYTTISNPLRNYHRSKELLLRWAEVSAFTPVFRTHEGNRPLKNWQAYTYTKPDGTKSLGDEDTVALFAKIARIHFALKPYIQGLVEEASLTGIPVVRHNAIVEPEDKNLLKYKYQFFLGDDLLVAPIVESGEIVQNVYLPRGRWQHLWTGTTYDGYRKVQVPAPIGKPPAFIRIGGKSEALIRSSISSIRNKD
- a CDS encoding PDZ domain-containing protein gives rise to the protein MKSFKLIFVFLTIFTTLLPIGAEEFEDKRVVESRITFQKTSHQNPWLVGEPFSRKLNLIYLGKGLFFGVTLPKQNPVFAEFESFDYSIPKLGIKSYDEETGFLLLETKDIPKLPKPVALDFKTTNKLCPSGKSRYVFLPFSKTPIKVLLLENKTSEEPNFFFKNQTLCGITISEYLIPTEYVETFYRTEGKPFPHPGFVFDVNLTPSEREYYSKTIANPLLITEVIPGVGPAYNLFPGDLVTEIGSVSLSKIDDWDRADKVYDLILRKPSGVLRSLGETIQLKLHRNFQNQNVSYDLRAYDSNDFLIPEEAKKRKPLYLIAGGFFFTELTNAYLKEFGSEYRVKSEKKLVYLSDYYQKKVHPVREKIVILSRVFPLEGNLGYQDFQDLVLEKVNGIRITSLSQLKTLLQADDTTYYAFELSGGKIAFFTRKEILDLQQELQLTYKLGRAYNLED